The Maylandia zebra isolate NMK-2024a linkage group LG7, Mzebra_GT3a, whole genome shotgun sequence genome contains a region encoding:
- the LOC101476157 gene encoding uncharacterized protein LOC101476157 isoform X2, which produces MKLNPREALLYGDCLLTVQLDEDEEKEADFYLIFSGSTQRHVSSTLRVSHVTLQAMCPGHNVCEQVLVTLCLARPDGSVDTHSQQTFSFIQSPEEAESLALKHVSQPHRRTAPQAPCSTHTDVQKGTVTVTDTNRPDTRMDVASFWSSCPAVCEHQQPSSLLQLAASHGLKTAPTFLLQQPAGKEALRRTNTQGSAPACLAKSRGKQPLLELFTHYATLPDVQAEAEETLQVYPKGQVFQYHASVGTYTLTFLLQREGDTGTDSRGRCCLPEEVMELRRLMEGHKSTVSSGFHSLEERTQGDDSAAVSQTSCTSGGLCQREEKGWEHQGTAAARTGRNKKNKKRTAKVTRPAAESSGNQSRESARRPRTATGSGTLSPRQRAVATVTNVGGTQETPSPIRPVLGPGVERKCAGRKVVALPTASVVDKQEDQKQEVELLMRKLVSKTGRDTQSVSAEITVESAADGTVAMGQEQSQDSQTEQEEPSPVGTMEKSPSSDPGASPESTHAERKGRRVLWRDGGWTGSIMGPEAAGKTIWYEEENFGQVSSEDSGRTEVNSQSVWYDSGTTGERIPGQLEQGVTQKRNCDASSPQALGLSSPQLLEQALSAAPSQSHAAGNLPALSHGPHAQRREVQREEEVRSDWEKAGVEGDREEASNRETSFSRRICETAGAEEGGEKLATSKKRRRKKRGKRGGGEAKLSSCSSTESQGHTEIQSESQEATDPGIQSQTQTGRTDDCCLPDSEPARKQEADDDAMHLPGHTEIQARSAHGAGGDVTSSDSGFMAEELSHTEHLTAHSTPVTASHTERRKDSSEDETVSSEFGEADVSTVDIKINTSVQLEATQGRDPGELESQMPAIPVQPAPDNADLEALPPNDDLTVTCTATESGIQIELANSKYPKEFVKQSEDTELREEKPGHCVDPTGTPAGLVESVRPTEAAFVPADDRADVAPLHIQEGSTEITAREYLKHCLAPEMLRGQQHTEKMRHDMWVGVEGGVEERSQSGDEDSATEACSMERGRAVKQNYDEDVVAAAVAVVAVAIASAVVSIEVSQHLLDNMSESQVCAGKEAGTSPSLAKGSGAVGLSTTQCSQLAPQLIARADTENQPAAHSHSHLTNHITSIGQVCAHTAEEAPSAEISCITNRDDQANSDLPSCAEALQLPKQPKEEIQKESLHSKVFTYSPPKEEDNKPLPEVMTAKADGESQSHCQNPLTCPEEGDGQQHFQTREIPDQDGGHSVECRDAEWQDRSEDSECCADLSASHSHTPGKESQPQLVIMPHQSGSALPVIPSNPASLASPTPQETTAPVESAELLSSANGNSLTASHPEADGGTNQREAHDCVCVNLEDGVFEGLDTVEKGEVEKLTVEDASHTGAAEQEQRGWDSAHTLQIQRESHVLCPVQPSLEHNAITPCTDIHTDRGTCVSLCLVQGESAVEDGLNVTPELDDGLIHKPEAPQTGVGHMDSQACGAHSSTSNALMQEAVSPSKAALSVDTSGAVSPQSSTLSWMSETEDRGGGERGGEVEGGGDEEEKKDQLPETPVSSAVLRTSSRSLSPLRRHSWEPGRTNTAAHMELSQSSPPAPSFSSLKTVSGEVKQAKTPLHRRSMSWCPSNLVFPDQEQIDSRSHSLESLEVGTEVVQDQTQCASISDQEVVAAGRSSQVESLDRGSLASLTEEEQEGDSSSIDSQTSLIVSCPAIFHHPTLTKSISMVTVTQRDVQASGFPPSKRRISFSVSISPLLPKTRRFFSIGSSSSDEEEEGGSVNSFCSHSGSLASSISEDEPGPLQSETEGKGGPKIGRRFSYLRNKMSKKVKDKERRGEGKQESKAREKAPLCPPGSTLCQHSGRLLCNKETFSCNNCGVLVSDRSTESPSVCAKNRIKQAAVPEGVPGSSVNTRSKTTSSTSSLSSRSSSSRWSTVTMPNDHLPMLSPRRNRRTFSPHSNLAKSISISNIPSLDDAALKRLKVLSQSTDSLHQGSKVNASTESLTDEGTEITETQLMEFENDIKDLAADSWSGMVDKKFLKSLKKDEVKRQDVIYELYQTEVHHVRTLKIMSEVYHKGLQKELQLDLQTLNKIFPVLDDLLEFHTEFLSLLLERKRNASTERQKSNNFLICSIGDILVKQFSGCSSVRMTKVYGKFCSRHNEAVSLYKELHAKDKRFQAFVKRTMSSSVVRRLSIPECILLVTQRITKYPVLIQRILQHTKESDKEHGLVSDALRLVKELITAVDNKVNQQEKKQRLKEVYSRTDSKSIMRMKSGQMFAKEDLIRGRKLLHDGALQLKNSAGRLKEVHAMLLTDVLVFLQEKDQKYVFASLDQRSTVISLHKLIVREVANEERGLFLITAGTEKPEMVEVLASSKEERNTWMAIIQDAMQCMEKDKDEGLPSETEEDRRHQENRAKEIRELLQRKDEQIISLLEEKIHIFRELGNCSLSPEDANTSVMERMLFRATPDNVTKGEPVINDAVREVEALHALVSGGFGAAACGPGGLTGGAVGPVCLPRRAETFGGFDSHQMNSSKNGEKEEGEESVDLRRTESDSVLKKGATASLQTLLKRNNEQLQRSVTRLHELLISLQAVVIQQDSFIEDQRQALSSQLSTTSSRQSISSSSSCSSLSSSTSSRPSSLIEQEKHRSLERQRQEVASLQKQQAAHQEEKRKREREWELKERALADREERLGEEEEQTRRKCWELTEEMQMLQRSKEEYQRDVEWLREAQRRLERDEEALRRDNQKVDANREQLEELQRYQRTPSTNSDDSLRFHSTGSLDLDLKEIAEQAKEVELSSSAPTKEPFLRIGSKRMSKNFNPFSSKAQGAEKESQLPSRLLQLTKSKEKKEKKKKGKGGKDAQTENKGAVMLDSPNDSDFFI; this is translated from the exons CTATGCAACGCTCCCAGATGTTCAAGCGGAAGCTGAGGAGACACTGCAGGTTTACCCCAAAGGTCAAGTGTTTCAGTACCATGCCAGTGTAGGTACCTACACCCTAACCTTCCTCCTCCAGAGGGAGGGGGACACAGGGACAgacagcagggggcgctgctgTTTACCAGAGGAAGTGATGGAGCTGAGGAGGCTGATGGAGGGTCACAAATCCACCGTG agTTCAGGCTTCCACTCGCTGGAGGAGAGAACACAAGGGGACGACTCGGCTGCTGTCAGTCAAACATCCTGTACCAGTGGAGGTCTTTGtcaaagagaggaaaaagggTGGGAACACCAGGGCACAGCAGCTGCCCGCACTGGGaggaacaagaaaaacaaaaagagaaccGCCAAAGTCACAAGACCTGCAGCAGAGTCTTCAGGAAACCAGAGCCGAGAAAGTGCACGGAGGCCTCGCACAGCAACAGGAAGTGGAACTCTCTCACCAAGACAACGAGCAGTGGCGACCGTGACTAATGTCGGAGGAACACAAGAAACTCCATCACCCATAAGGCCAGTATTGGGACCAGGTGTTGAAAGGAAGTGTGCTGGCAGGAAGGTGGTTGCCTTGCCTACGGCCAGTGTCGTAGATAAACAGGAAgaccagaaacaggaagtggagcTGCTGATGCGTAAGCTGGTGTCAAAGACAGGAAGAGACACACAAAGTGTCAGCGCAGAAATCACAGTGGAATCAGCTGCAGATGGGACAG TGGCCATGGGTCAGGAGCAGTCCCAGGACAGTCAGACAGAGCAAGAGGAGCCAAGCCCAGTCGGCACTATGGAGAAAAGTCCTTCATCTGACCCGGGAGCCAGCCCCGAGTCCACACATGCTGAAAGGAAAGGCAGGAGAGTGCTATGGCGGGATGGAGGCTGGACCGGAAGCATAATGGGACCAGAAGCAGCCGGAAAAACCATCTGGTATGAGGAAGAAAACTTCGGACAAGTTTCCAGTGAAGATTCCGGGAGAACAGAAGTGAACTCGCAGTCAGTCTGGTACGACAGTGGCACCACGGGTGAGAGAATCCCCGGACAACTGGAGCAAGGAGTGACACAGAAGAGAAACTGCGATGCGAGCTCACCTCAAGCTTTAGGTCTTAGTTCTCCACAGCTGTTAGAGCAGGCTCTGTCTGCAGCTCCTAGTCAGTCACATGCTGCTGGAAACCTGCCAGCGCTGTCACATGGGCCACACGCACAAAGACGGGAAGTGCAGCGAGAGGAGGAAGTTAGGTCAGACTGGGAGAAGGCAGGAGTGGAAGGAGACAGAGAAGAGGCCAGTAACAGAGAGACAAGTTTCAGCAGAAGGATTTGTGAAACAGCAGGCGCTGAAGAGGGAGGAGAAAAACTAGCAACGAGCAAAAAACGCAGGAGAAAGAAGAGGGGGAAGAGAGGAGGTGGAGAAGCCAAACTTAGCTCCTGCTCTAGTACAGAATCTCAGGGTCACACAGAGATTCAGTCAGAAAGCCAAGAAGCAACAGACCCCGGCATCCAGTCACAGACGCAGACTGGGAGGACAGACGATTGCTGCCTCCCTGATTCTGAGCCGGCCCGGAAGCAGGAAGCCGATGACGATGCCATGCACCTACCCGGCCACACGGAGATCCAGGCCCGCAGCGCTCATGGAGCTGGCGGTGATGTTACAAGCTCAGACTCTGGTTTCATGGCTGAAGAGCTCAGTCACACTGAGCATCTGACAGCACACTCCACTCCAGTTACAGcttcacacacagaaagaagaaaggacTCATCGGAGGATGAGACCGTGAGCTCAGAATTCGGTGAAGCAGACGTCAGTACGGTGGAcataaagataaatacaagtgtGCAGCTGGAGGCAACACAAGGACGTGACCCTGGAGAGCTGGAATCACAGATGCCTGCCATTCCTGTCCAGCCAGCACCGGATAATGCTGATCTTGAGGCTCTGCCACCAAACGATGATCTGACCGTTACTTGTACAGCCACAGAGTCTGGGATCCAGATCGAGTTAGCAAACTCCAAGTATCCAAAGGAATTTGTTAAACAGTCGGAGGATACAGAGCTCAGGGAGGAAAAGCCAGGACACTGTGTGGATCCCACAGGAACACCAGCAGgacttgttgaatctgtgcgtCCCACAGAAGCTGCTTTTGTACCAGCTGACGATAGAGCGGATGTTGCTCCCCTTCACATTCAGGAAGGAAGCACTGAGATCACTGCAAGGGAATATTTAAAGCATTGTTTGGCCCCTGAGATGCTGAGAGGTCAGCAGCACACGGAGAAAATGAGACATGACATGTGGGTGGGCGTAGAGGGAGGAGTTGAGGAAAGAAGCCAGAGTGGCGACGAGGACAGTGCCACAGAGGCGTGCTCCATGGAGCGAGGGCGAGCGGTGAAGCAGAACTATGATGAAgatgtggttgctgctgcagtaGCTGTTGTAGCAGTAGCAATAGCATCAGCAGTGGTTAGCATAGAAGTTAGCCAACATTTATTAGACAATATGTCAGAGAGTCAAGTGTGTGCTGGCAAAGAAGCAGGAACCAGTCCATCATTAGCTAAGGGGAGCGGTGCAGTCGGCCTCAGCACGACTCAGTGCTCACAGCTGGCTCCACAGCTGATCGCCAGAGCTGACACAGAAAACCAGCCTGCAGCACACTCTCACTCTCACCTCACTAACCACATCACATCTATAGGACAAGTGTGTGCTCACACAGCAGAGGAAGCACCTTCTGCAGAGATATCTTGTATAACTAACAGAGACGATCAGGCTAACAGTGACCTACCTTCATGTGCTGAAGCTCTTCAGTTACCAAAACAGCCCAAAGAGGAAATTCAAAAAGAAAGTCTGCACAGCAAAGTCTTTACATACTCACCACCTAAAGAAGAAGATAACAAACCTTTGCCAGAGGTGATGACAGCTAAGGCAGACGGAGAGAGCCAGTCCCACTGTCAGAATCCACTGACCTGTCCTGAAGAGGGAGATGGACAGCAGCACTTTCAAACAAGAGAGATCCCCGATCAAGACGGCGGTCACTCTGTGGAGTGCAGAGATGCTGAGTGGCAGGATAGATCAGAAGATAGTGAGTGCTGTGCAGACCTGTCAGcctcacactctcacactccAGGAAAGGAGAGCCAGCCACAGCTGGTTATAATGCCACATCAGAGTGGTTCAGCACTTCCTGTTATCCCCAGTAACCCAGCTTCCCTAGCTAGTCCCACTCCACAGGAAACTACTGCTCCTGTGGAATCAGCTGAACTTCTGTCATCAGCAAATGGCAATAGTCTTACTGCAAGCCATCCTGAAGCTGACGGTGGCACAAACCAAAGAGAAGCTCatgactgtgtctgtgtgaaccTTGAGGATGGTGTATTTGAAGGTCTGGATACGGTGGAGAAAGGAGAAGTGGAGAAGCTCACAGTGGAGGATGCATCCCACACAG GAGCAGCAGAGCAGGAGCAGAGAGGCTGGGACAGCGCACACACTCTGCAG aTCCAGAGAGAAAGCCATGTGCTCTGTCCTGTACAGCCCAGTCTTGAACACAACGCAATAACACCATGTACAG ATATTCACACAGACCGAGGAacgtgtgtgtcactgtgtttgGTGCAGGGAGAGTCGGCGGTGGAAGATGGCCTGAACGTCACTCCTGAGCTGGATGATGGTCTAATTCacaag CCTGAGGCTCCTCAGACTGGTGTTGGGCACATGGACAGCCAGGCCTGTGGCGCCCACTCCTCCACTAGTAATGCACTGATGCAAGAAGCTGTCAGTCCCAGCAAAGCAGCTTTGTCAGTGGACACATCTGGCGCTGTGTCCCCTCAGAGCTCCACACTGTCCTGGATGTCAGAAACGGAGGACAGAG gaggaggagaaagaggaggagaggtaGAGGGAGGAGGCgatgaagaagagaaaaaagaccAGCTTCCAGAAACTCCAGTGTCATCAGCCGTCTTGCGCACATCCAGTCGCTCCTTGTCTCCGTTGCGTCGCCATAGCTGGGAGCCGGGCAGGACCAACACAGCCGCACACATGGAGCTCTCACAGAGCAG TCCGCCTGCCCCTTCCTTCAGCTCACTGAAGACCGTTTCAGGAGAGGTGAAACAAGCCAAGACCCCTCTCCACAGAAGAAG TATGAGCTGGTGTCCATCCAACCTGGTTTTTCCTGATCAGGAGCAAATAGACAGCAGAAG CCACAGTCTAGAAAGTCTAGAAGTGGGCACAGAAGTGGTGCAGGACCAGACACAGTGTGCCAGCATCAGTGATCAGGAGGTGGTGGCTGCAGGCAGGAGTTCACAGGTGGAGAGCCTGGACAGGGGGTCTCTGGCCTCCCTAACCGAGGAGGAGCAGGAAGGAGACAGCAGCAGCATTGATAGCCAG ACATCATTGATTGTCAGCTGTCCTGCCATCTTTCATCATCCAACTCTCACCAAATCCATCTCCATGGTCACCGTCACTCAGCGGGACGTACAGG CGAGTGGGTTTCCTCCATCAAAGCGACGAATCAGCTTCTCTGTCAGTATCTCTCCGCTCCTCCCAAAAACTAGACGCTTCTTTTCCATTGGCTCTTCCTCCagtgatgaggaggaggagggaggga GTGTGAACTCATTCTGCAGTCACTCTGGGTCACTGGCATCCAG TATTTCAGAGGATGAGCCAGGTCCCCTGCAGAGCGAAACTGAGGGAAAAGGAGGGCCTAAAATTGGTCGGAGATTCAGCTACCTCCGCAACAAGATGAGCAAGAAAGTCAAG GACaaggagaggaggggggagggTAAGCAAGAGAGCAAAGCACGAGAAAAGGCCCCCCTGTGCCCCCCCGGCTCCACGCTGTGTCAGCACAGCGGCAGACTCCTGTGCAATAAGGAAACGTTCTCCTGCAACA ACTGTGGGGTCCTCGTCAGTGACAGATCCACGGAGAGCCCGTCTGTCTGTGCAAAGAACAGAATAAAG CAAGCGGCGGTGCCAGAAGGCGTTCCTGGGTCGTCTGTTAACACGAGGAGTAAAA CTACATCTTCTACATCATCGCTGTCGTCAAGGTCCTCATCGTCACGTTGGTCAACAGTAACAATGCCCAACGACCACCTTCCTATGCTGTCTCCGAGAAGAAACCGCAGAACCTTCAGCCCTCACAGCAACCTGGCTAAGAGCATCTCCATTAGCAACATACCATC GTTAGACGATGCTGCACTCAAGCGCCTCAAAGTGCTGTCCCAGTCCACCGACTCTCTCCATCAGGGGAGCAAAGTCAACGCTTCAACTGAGTCTCTCACTGATGAAG gtactGAGATCACTGAGACCCAGCTGATGGAGTTTGAAAATGACATTAAAGATCTGGCAGCTGATTCTTGGAGCGGCATGGTGGATAAGAAGTTCTTGAAGTCCCTGAAGAAAGATGAAGTGAAGAGACAAGATGTCATTTATG AGCTGTACCAGACGGAGGTTCACCATGTGAGGACTCTGAAGATTATGTCGGAAGTGTATCACAAAGGCCTTCAGAAGGAGCTGCAGCTTGATCTTCAAACTCTGAACAAG ATTTTCCCTGTTTTGGACGATCTCTTGGAGTTCCACACAGAATTCCTCTCATTGCTcctggagagaaaaagaaatgcatcaACCGAGAGACAGAAAAGCAACAACTTCCTCATCTGCAGCATTGGAGACATCTTAGTTAAACAG ttttcaggctGCAGCTCTGTCCGCATGACAAAAGTTTATGGCAAGTTTTGCAGTCGCCACAACGAAGCCGTCAGTCTGTACAAAGAACTGCACGCCAAAGATAAACGCTTCCAGGCTTTCGTCAAG AGAACAATGAGCAGCAGTGTTGTGCGGCGGCTCAGCATCCCAGAGTGTATTTTGTTGGTGACTCAGAGGATCACCAAATATCCTGTTCTGATCCAGAGGATCCTTCAGCACACCAAAG AGTCAGATAAGGAGCACGGCTTGGTTTCTGACGCGCTGCGCCTTGTGAAGGAGCTGATTACGGCTGTGGATAATAAAGTCAACCAGCAGGAGAAGAAACAGCGCCTGAAGGAGGTGTACAG TCGCACTGACAGTAAGTCCATCATGAGGATGAAGAGTGGTCAGATGTTCGCTAAAGAGGACCTGATCAGAGGGAGGAAGCTGCTGCACGATGGAGCGCTGCAGCTGAAAAACTCTGCAGGAAGACTCAAAG AAGTCCACGCCATGCTCCTGACAGATGTGCTGGTCTTTCTTCAGGAAAAAGACCAGAAATATGTATTTGCCTCATTG GACCAGCGCTCCACGGTCATCTCCTTACACAAACTCATTGTAAGAGAAGTGGCAAATGAGGAGCGAG GTCTGTTTCTGATCACAGCTGGCACAGAAAAGCCAGAAATGGTGGAGGTGTTGGCCAGCAGCAAGGAGGAGCGCAACACATGGATGGCCATTATACAGGACGCTATGCAGTGCAT GGAGAAAGATAAGGATGAGGGACTCCCAAGTGAGACGGAAGAAGACCGGAGACACCAGGAGAACAGAGCAAAGGAGATCCGCG AGCTTCTGCAGAGGAAGGATGAGCAGATTATCAGTCTATTGGAGGAGAAGATACACATCTTTAGAGAGCTGGGTAACTGCAGTCTGTCTCCAGAGGATGCTAACACATCGGTCATGGAGCGGATGTTGTTCAGAGCCACACCTGATAACGTCACCAAAGGAGAGCCGGTCATAAATGATGCTGTGAGAGAAG TGGAGGCCCTGCATGCTTTGGTCAGCGGAGGTTTTGGTGCAGCGGCCTGCGGTCCAGGCGGCCTGACAGGGGGCGCCGTGGGACCAGTCTGCCTGCCCAGACGAGCGGAGACGTTTGGAGGCTTCGACAGTCATCAGATGAACAGCAGCAAGA ATGGAGAAAAGGAAGAGGGCGAGGAGTCAGTGGACCTCCGCAGGACTGAGTCCGACAGCGTGCTGAAGAAG GGAGCCACTGCCAGCCTGCAGACCCTGCTAAAGAGAAACAATGAA CAGCTCCAGCGCAGTGTGACACGTCTCCATGAGCTGCTCATTTCCCTGCAG GCTGTGGTCATCCAGCAGGACTCATTTATTGAGGACCAGAGGCAAGCCCTGAGCAGCCaactcagcaccacctcctcCAGACAGTccatctcttcctcctcctcctgctcctcgcTCTCATCCTCAACTAGCTCGCGCCCCTCCTCCCTCATTGAGCAAGAGAAGCACAGGAGTTTGGAGAGGCAGCGGCAGGAGGTGGCCAGCCTGCAG AAACAGCAGGCTGCACAtcaggaagaaaagaggaaacgagagagagagtgggagctgaaagagagagCTCTGGCAGATCGGGAGGAGAGGCtgggggaggaagaggagcagacgAGGCGGAAATGTTGGGAGCTGACAGAAGAGATGCAGATGTTACAGAGGAGCAAAGAAGAGTACCAGAGAGACGTGGAGTGGCTGAGGGAGGCGCAGAGGAGGCTGGAGAGAGACGAGGAGGCTCTGAGGAGAGACAATCAGAAGGTGGACGCAAATAGagagcag TTGGAGGAGCTTCAGAGGTACCAGCGCACTCCCTCCACAAACTCAGACGACTCCTTAAGGTTCCACAGCACCGGGTCCCTGGATCTGGATTTAAAAGAAATAGCAGAACAAGCCAAAGAG GTGGAGCTCTCATCCTCCGCCCCAACCAAAGAACCTTTCCTCCGCATTGGATCCAAGAGGATGAGCAAAAACTTCAACCCCTTCTCCTCTAAGGCTCAGGGAGCAGAGAAGGAGTCCCAGCTCCCCTCCAGACTACTTCAACTGACCAAATCCAAagagaagaaggagaaaaagaagaaaggaaaaggaGGGAAGGACGCGCAGACAG AAAACAAAGGTGCAGTGATGTTAGATTCTCCAAACGACAGTGACTTCTTCATCTGA